TGCCAGACTGTCCAATTATAGAAAACATTGGTCTAAGAGATGTTAAAAAACACGTTTCATCTCCACAATATTTTCCGTTGCCTTCTTTCCAATCTCCAGTGCAAACTGAACCAAATATACAATTGTCAGTGGTCttaatcaataataaaacatTAGATGAATATCCTTCTATTAGTGATACTAGCCTATTCAAGCTTAATCCATGTTTCCAACTAGCATATAGCAAATTCCATGGTTGAAAAAGTGTTAAACATTCTCCGCTTGACGCATCACCAAAATACTGGCATCGTAAAATGCAGCAGTGTTCAGTTGAGAGCACACGGCTATTATCGTCAATCCAGCGGCTTAACTTAAAGAGGTCTAGCGAAGAAATGCATCCACCATTTTGGGAATCATTGTGACAATCTTTTTGCCTATTGCAATtgttatcattatttttgttgTATTCATCTTGAATTAAGTTTATACCTTCCATAAAAGAGTTTTGAACATTGTTCGGATGTGAAATCATGTCGAAATGAACTCGAATTGATAGTTTCATAAAAAAAGCAAAAAGAGGGAGGTATTCCTGAATAAAATCTGAAATTAAACCAACGGATGATTGTTTTGAGCAATTaatcatcttttttttgtaatactctttaacaataaattcaaagtCCAAGTATGATGTAAGAGAGATCAAATGTTGATCAATATTGTTTGGTTTCAAAGATAAAATAgaagattttgaatcaCATAGAAGGAAACTTATCTCAAAATAAacaatagaaaatattactCTAAGCGCATCCAATTCATCTGATATATTTGATGTTACATATTCAGAAACTTTGTTGATTATTCCTTTCTTGTTACAATACAAAATAGAATCCACGCATTTAACAAAATCAGTTAAATTTACTTTTCCAAAATCATCTTCGCagcaaaaagaaaaaaaaccCAGATAAAATCTTCTAAGAATTGCAGGAAACCGATTCtctattaaatttagaTCTATTCTAAAGTCTTTTTTTATACTTTCGAAATTCAAGtcattaattccaaataaattacCTATTTTTTTCAGCTCTGCCTGATCCAGATTACACCAGGAATAGTTATTACACACACCACCACTTTTACTGTTTTcaagtaatttattttcttcagtACTTTTAATATTGCCCATAATAAGCGATATTAGGTGGGTTTTGCAGTTCTAGTTAATTTTCAACCAACTAGCGCCTGTATGTTAGACATGCTCGAACgtaatcaaataattattacatAGCATGCTATatattgaatcaaaaataaatttcgATGAGGAATAACTTCATCGATGaagatatatttaaaactGATGATATCAGCTCACTAATTGGTAGTGAAACACTACTAAATAGCTCATGCGTAGTTATCCAAAATGTTGACTATACCCCTTTGCAAGCATCCTTAATTCACAATAGCATAAAAATAAGagattttatattaaaacaGAATagtattgatattaatattcaaaactCCAAAGGAGAAAATGTGTTGATTACTGCAATCGTAAATAAAGCACCCTTgacttttattaaagaattgtTTAGAAGAAATATCGACATTTGTTTACCTAAGGACTCTAAATTTTCAagtattattgattttgcAGACCCAAGTTGGGAAGGTTATTCAGAGTTAAAACATATGCTCCAAAGAAGAAAATCgtataatttcaattatagGAAGCAAAATTCTGAAAAACAAATCGAAAATAAATCTAACGAtgttgaaaaaaaagaaactgAGCAATCTGattattctattaatactaTTCAATTTGGCAGTGAACTAGCTGaagttgaaaaaaaaaacggCCCTGATaacaatatatttgatttaaaaagGCCAAACACTATGAATATTGATGACAAAAATCTTAATACTATCGCGGACCAATTAGAAATTGTGGAAGGCAATAATGCATTGGAACctattaatcaaattactaacaaaaaaaatacaagtCGGAGTATTTCTAAATCTatatttattccaaaaagCGTAATTAAGCCGAATGCGCATAGCTCTACAAGtgaatcaaaaaaagatactaaattaaaaaatgacaCACAGGAAAGTAGTTCTTTAAAACATGAGACAGAAATTTCTTTGGAACCTTTGGAGGCTGAAAAGAAAGGCGAAGAAAATAAGAGAAATATAGTCCAAATGAAAAACTCAACTACAAATGACGAAGATAAtggaataattaataacaaaGACAAATTAAGAAGTGATGGAAACAAATCTTCAGAGATTATTTCAGAAAAGATGTGTAATATTAAACCATCCGGAAAAAATACAGAACCTGAATTCACTATAAAAAAAACGAAAAATCAAGATTTCAATTGCGATCAAAGAGGCGGAGATTATTGTAAGTATATCGGTGTTGACGATGAATATATGTCGCTAATTGATCAACAACTTAACGAATCAATCGAAACTTCGAAAAAGCTTTTTTCATGTGCTTGTTGTGCGGGAATTAGACCTTGGAAATCAGAAACCTAATAAAATTGGAATGTGTTGTAGAGTTGTAGAATATAACTCAAATAGTTATTTTGAACTgatatttgatattaacATTATAATTTTCATGAATTAGTGATTTTTGtttagttttttttctctaatGCAAATGCGCTCGTACAAATAGTTTAATATTCTATTCGtgatatatatttctaaaacaaaataaaattctttaatttgcACATGGATTATACTCAAAGAAATTTAGAAAAGACGGTTTTAGATAATCACCatatttgtttaaatttaaagcgaaaaaataaattaacttCGGAAAACAAAGACcatatttattatgaattacttgaaaataaatatattaaccCATATTTAGATCAGATTGATTATagtaaaatttttaaacGATTTTTTTCTCAGAAAGATGCGATCGAATATTATGATTCCATAAACTCTCATTTTGGCCAAATAGAAAACTCAGACGATTCTAGAATATTACCCATTGGAGTTTTCGCTGAAGAAACTACCATAAATGGGAGCAGAAATTATATTGTTAGTTCTTATGAATCAATCTGGAACTATATTTCTTCACTATGTAAGTATGAAAGACATGTTTATGAAGTAATACTTGCTAACCAGCCTTGTTGGCTTTACTTCgatattgaatataataaaagcCAATATAATTTAGATGATAACCGAATATTGATTGATTTTACAAGTCATCTTAAATTGTGGATTAAATTGCTATTTGGATACTCAATTGACAAAAAAGATATCATTTACCTCTGTTCAAGTAACGCTGATAAGTTTTCATATCATATCATAATAAAAAGGATCGATATGGTTCAAAATTTTTCGACATTATTCAAAGATAATATATCGATGAAAATTTTTGTAACccattttatttcttttttgaataaaaataatgttttacttgatgaatttgatcACTTTAATCTTCAGAATATAATTGACACAGGAGTCTACACTCGAAATCGGTGTTTTAGAATGCTTTATTCTTCAAAGTTCGGAAAGAAGAGCATCTTACAAATTGACGAGATGAATACTAGTTTTGTGCTTACAGAGATTTTGCCAATAAAACTATTTCGGTCAATGATTacatttttaaatactcgcactttttcaaaatcaaactTTATTTCTAGAATAAATGTAATTAACCAGCTTTGCTTCAACTTAGAGAAGTTCTGTCTTCCAAAAATTTGTGGAATAAACgaaatttcatttaatgaatacaaaagtaatgaaaatacaaaattcaTTCCTAGGCATTTAGTAAAGCTAACAGAATACGTAATTTTATTCTGGAACAAGTTATCTGAAGAGCTTCAAAATAACCCTGAATTGATGCTTAGTAATCTTGAAGAAAGTAAATTAATAGATTACtgtttgaaaaaaattaattttgattttgatgataaaatttcaattagaATTCAAATGTTTATAAGTACCACAATgtattttaaagaaaaagaattaatcaTTATTTCAGTTTCAAAACTCAATAAGTTATgtttcaatattgaaagagagcatatttcaaatggaataaaattaattattgactTCTACAATAAGCGGTTTTATCAAAAATGTTTTGATCCTGACTgtataaattttaaatcaagATCATTTACGGTTCCAGAaagtttaattaattattcatatGATATACTTGAACTATCTGAGAtgattaaattttaatttttgtatttaaatattgtaataatCAATAAAATGGAGTTTTCAACTGAAGATTCCTCTCTCATTTGTGAAAATTGCAGAGGAGACCGAGTATATATTGATACAAATACTGGTGAATATTTTTGTGAGGATTGTGGGATCCAGCAACAGGAAATTAGAGAACTAGAAAGAGATATTGACGATGTGTactttgaaatatcaaaCGGGCCAGATGGTAGAAGAAGCAATGTTAGGCGTGCGAGCCAGTCAACTGAAAAGCtatcaaataaagaaaataatattgaaagcTTAAAAGATGATGATACATTATATGACCAGACCCTGAACAATATTTCTAACAAGAAGCAAAcatattttgataaatGGTTCAATAAAAAACCAAAAATAGTTAAAAATTCTGACTTCTTAATTGGAGTACAGCTAATTGTTCAAaacattattaaagatatgATCGAAAGACGTCAAATAAAAAACGATGTTCTAAAAACTTCAAAAAGTATTTGGTTTTcatttttggaatatttatgCAAAAACAGAATTTCAATTAGAGCATTTTTTGCAGATCTAAGATGTTCTGTACTCAAGGTACCATTTAATGAAACAGCttctaattcaaatataaataatattcagaCTAAAAATCTCAAAATTCCcaatattgaaagaaaagtttatgaaaatgaaaatactATATTATATGATTTGCTAcataatttatttggattAGATAGGGTTGAATACTTATCAAAAATTTGCGATGGAATAATCAGATACTGTAATTCAACTAATGCACGTAAAAGAATGAGCAACAATGCTAGAACAGATGAAAGTTCTGGTGGAAATGTGTTGGAGGAATGGGAAATCTCTGCAAGAAAACTTCAACAATTAGCAAATGTAAGAAATATTCCATATTCAAATTGGTATGGAGAATCAAATATTCCTAGGtcagaattaattaaatctgTTATTGACATGATTTATGAGTATGACTTTCTAGAAAGTTATTTCAGTAGAATAAGCAAAAGCATATCTGATGAAAATGGACATATTAATCAGTCTAGATTTAATGAATGGATCAACTTCCATgtcatttttttaatgaacaacagaaaaataaatcaagattatatttcaatttcaaactATTTAGAATTACCTACAAATGAGTTTCAGAATCGTAGAGACTTAGAGTTTCAGCTCTACAAAGTACGTATTATACATTTACTgttatataaaatattggGTAAATGCTTAATTAGAGTATTTCATAATTCATCGCTCTCTGATTATTCTCCAATATTTGAGTTTATTGGAAACATTGAATCCCAAAATCttagaaaaagaagttTGCCTAAAGAttgttttaaaaatttatctttGGAATGCCCAAAAATAGACTATAGTTTTATATTGTgtattatttggatttcATTGTTGAAGAGTGGTTATCAAGTTACATCTTTTGACATTATTGAATGGGTAAAAGTTGGAAAAAtagatatatttaaatctgAAAACGCAATTCCAAAATGGCTTAAAGATGCAGGCTTCAAATGGGATAACgatattaattctattacTCAAACTAGATCAATTACGCAAGTTTCGAAAATTCCAAGTCCTGCAGATCTTGAAAGAGtgatcaattttttttcaatgtCAATTAATTTGGTTATTCCGCCTTTTAATGTTCCAATCATGATTCACAGAATTTTGTCAAACTGTAATTTGTTTGGAAATAGAGGAGGAATTTCAATACAGCCTCTTTGTATCCGTCTTTGggaatttttattcaaagaaggcaatattatcaaattttttagTAAACTGACAATTGTACCATCCATCATAATTGTTATTGCAAGATCAATTTGGCCAATTTTCGTATATCATCCTATACCTAAtccaaaatatatattagaaaacTTACATTTCCATAAtgaattatcaaaatctaATGTATCTGCTACTATAGAATCGCTTAATCTTGACTTTGGGTTTGATGTAAAACTATCATCTTGGATCTTAAAAACTAGAGAAAATCAATCTTTGTTGGAAGAAAAAATCCGTTTCTATTCAATCCTCAATGGCATTGAATGGAGTGGGATTTTTGCAATTAATTGGCTTTATAATTACCTATCAAATATGTCTGCGCCATCCATAAATGTAAATGATATATTTAGAAACTCCGATACAAAGAGTccagaatttattattgaaaaaaaaggaagGCCAACAATAAATTTAAGAGGTGATTTCTTTAACTctataagaaaaaaaaggcaaggtataaaaaaaaagattggGAAAAGCAATTGGTCAGGAATTACGCCTTCAGAACCAAAAAATTGTGAATTCTATTCGTttgacaaaaaaaaaattagtatATTTTCTAGATACTTACCTTCTAATAGAGAAATATTCCACTCTATGTTGTTTAAATATGTGAACAAGgtgaatatattttttgatcATGATATTTTACAATCATGGGATTTATTTGATGACGACGAAAAGGTTCAACTTGTTAGTAATTGGGGAAAAATCTTATTAACGAGTAAAGAAACTGAGAACTCTAGCATTCTTAAGGGTATCATTGAATACAACTTTCCTTCGGTTGTATGTTCGTTATTCCCagtattaataaacaataatttcttgAAGAACGAAGGTAGCTGTTTCAACAGCATTGAATCTATTATCAATCATATCTTCAATTTGAAACTTgatttcttaaaaaaattattccaaGAACCCGGGatttttacttttattgTTCCGCCTTTGCCTCAGTTTATTCACTCCAGACAAATGCACACTAATTCTGAGGCATCTTTACCAACGCCTTATTCTATTTTGTTGTTGCAATTAGCTAAAATAACTGGAGAAaactatttaaatattcacAATTGTGctattaaaattgaagaaatattacGAGAAAGGCTTGTAAAAGGAAGGTAATTTCTGGATTTCAATATGATTGATGCCACGCCTTTCCAAGCCCCTTACCTCTGAAAACCTGCTTATTCATTGACTTTCCTAAAATTTGCTTAAGAACCTTACACTTACTCATAACTTTTTGTAAATCATGTTTCAGATGTATGTATGACTCactaattttatttattgaattacttCTAATATTCAATGCTCCATTTGAAGTAGCTGTGCTTTCCAAGTAATCTAATATAGTTacaatttcaattattgataattttacTTTGTGAGATGATGAACTTAATGTCCCTTCACAAAATGCATTTAAATCAAGAGCCCCAATTGCATTGGCATCAACCAAAAAATCTAAATATGAAACTGAAAAGTCAATGCTGTAAGGTGGGCCACAAAATTCTGACAACTTTATTGTAAAATCTCTAATTAAGGTTTTATCTAGATATTTAATCCCAACTTTACTCATATAGGCAAGTACTGCTCCGTATAATCCACCCCCAATCAGGTAAACAAAAAAGTCAATGATCCAACGCCTTTTTTCAGACTTCGTTGAGGCTAAAGAGTTAATTGTACAGACGCTAATTGAAGTTTGATCTTGTAAACCGTGTTCTAAACATAGTCTGAGAAGGTGGAAAACACAGATCCTTTTCTTTGGGTGCCATTGAGTAATATGCTTAATAATTACAACCATCGAAGAAGAAAGAGTAATTAGTGGACTACTTCCATTCATTCctgaaaaaagaaaaatttcGATATACCTCAATACAGCACTGGCCCCAATCGGTGTAGTAATCAAATGATCTAGGTATGCCCACTTTAGCtcatcttttattaaattatcatgAATTATATTGTAAATTCTAAATAACTCCTTCCTAGCTCTATTTTTAAATCGATCACATAAATCTcttatattttgaaattgctccttcatttttttcGCTTTATTTTTTGGTAATAATCGTAGTGACCCTAAAATCTTCTGAGTATGAACGTTTCGGTAAATACATGAATCAATTGTACTCTTACATCCAATTGTAGAATCCGTTTGTTTTTTGGATTCTACTGGTATTGAACTTGCATTCCTAGTATTGGTAGTTgtgttttttattttatttggaaGCCAATAGTggtttttttctttattcatAGAACTATTCGATTCTGAAATAGAATCAATTGAATTTGATGACtctgaagaaataaaatctgAAAGTGTGTCAACATTGTATTTTATCCTCTCATCGCACTCAAATTCATCTTCAGAATTACTCCAGATATCttgaattgaattattaacatGAGAATTAACTTCttttttaacaatattCCACTCCTTTTGTTcttctaaaaataaaagcAATTCATATGGTGAATAGACAGATAATAGCAGAAGTAAATCAATTGTTTTGCTCTGCTCTTCAGGAGTTAACCAAATGCTTTGGTTTACAAGAATATCAATTAGTGTGTCTAATAATGCGCTTTCTCTCAACGCATCCATTGGTGGGCGTTCAGGACCTATTTTCAATCTTTGAATTTCATCTGAGCCAGGGATATCACCCATTCTACTTACAGATGGCATGTCAAATATTGTTTCATTGTAAGAATTGATGTCGCAATTAGAATTTTTTGTATCATATTTTTGTGAGCCATAAGTATTATTTTCGGAATCGCTGGAACAATCGCTGATTTTCCTTTGAAAGGTTTCTGATGGATCAATATATGGGTCCTGATTTTTATTCAGACAATTCGTCTGTAGAAAACTCTCTAAAGAGCAGTTTCTTGGAGAAACATTCAATTCTAAGTCTCTAAGAGAAAATTGCAAAGATCCCAAAGATGCCCATTCTTTGGTGTTGGCagaaatttcattttgGGCGGAGTTAAATCTTTCGTTtgagttttttttaatagatacatttgaatattttttttctgaatcTATTTCGTTGTCTTTggtatttttaattctttttctttcataAAGGAGCATTTGCAAAGATTCAAACCTGTCAATTATTCCGCTTAGCATATCATAAAGTGAAGAAATTTGATTTGGATtcattgaaaatttaatagCTGACTCAAAACCTCCTAATCCACCGTTAGCTGATCCTTTTTCTTCCATTGTAGATATGTCCATCTTGAAAATCGTTTTACacaatttgaataattcaGGAAAATTTGTCAAGTTTGTAAACAAAAGATTTAACTGAGCGACTCTTGGTTCTTTCAATGTGACTCTTACATAGTGATAAAGCATTTGGCTCAACCTTCGACATCCCGAATAGTCGCCCCTCCAAACAATCATGTAGTGCAGTAATGCTTGTGCATAAAAATATGCATTTTCTGATTGGCTTAATGTGGAGCAAATTTCTTGAATGATGTTAGAAGTATAATAATCgcttgaattatttttccCATCAATAGAATACAAAGGGTTATTGATTGTTCCACTGAGTGGTAATAAATTTGTACCTTGTAGCGCTGCCTCTATTGTTTCATCAGTTAATAAAAAGTCTGCAAGCAATTCCGTTACGTTTTTAGTAAATACACTAAAGTTACTTGTTGAAGAGAAgttcattttttttggcAAACAGTCGATATTTGGATTTGTCTTAGAGAAGTTATGTAAGTCTTGTAAGAAAGCCAATAGAAATTCCGACTTTCTATTCCTTGCGAACAGCTTTTGAATAGAATTTACAACCGCAGGATGTTTCATCAAACTCCAATAACAAGGAGGTGGTTGCCAGCCGCCTTGCCCAAGTAGATCTCTATTATTGTCCATATATTTCCTTAAAGTTTCTGTATTAAAATACCTTTCAATGAGCATTGCCATTGGTTCGACCATATTTTCCGAAAATAAAGTTTTGTTAGAATTACTTCTTCCGGTTTTCTGtgtttttactttttttttactgTTAATTTTAGATTGGATTGGcgtaatataattaataccTATATTGTCACCATTGTTAAATGAATCTGATTTATAGTCCAAAATATCTATCCATTCAGACAAAATCTGGCACATAGGTGCATAGCCTATGTAATTTTGCACTATTAAACTAAGACATTCAGCAATTAACTTTTGTATGTTAAAGGAAGAATCTTGTTGGCTGTCTTGAAAAGGACGTACTTCAGAcgatttattattttctgaaaatgatttaaatgaGATATATGTTTGAATGCTTTCTATTATATCATCGTCCATAATAGAGTCTAGTGCacaaatattcttttttgcATTTTCATACTCTTCTTTTGATATACCCTCCCCAATTAGTTTGAAATTTTCTGATATACTCATGTATTGTTCTTAAGAATTTCATTTCTCCAATTGAATTGTCTTAATTTCCATTAAAATAAAGTTCTCCCCTCCAACAAATAACCTCCCGgcaataatgaaaaattgtcaatatgaaataaaatagttTTTGGTTACTTAATAATCAAATGTGGTATAAATGGAAATGGACTTGATCCCAACAAATATTAGTTTTAATCCATTTAGAattgaatcttt
This is a stretch of genomic DNA from Cryptosporidium parvum Iowa II chromosome 3, whole genome shotgun sequence. It encodes these proteins:
- a CDS encoding T1Dc domain containing protein; protein product: MGNIKSTEENKLLENSKSGGVCNNYSWCNLDQAELKKIGNLFGINDLNFESIKKDFRIDLNLIENRFPAILRRFYLGFFSFCCEDDFGKVNLTDFVKCVDSILYCNKKGIINKVSEYVTSNISDELDALRVIFSIVYFEISFLLCDSKSSILSLKPNNIDQHLISLTSYLDFEFIVKEYYKKKMINCSKQSSVGLISDFIQEYLPLFAFFMKLSIRVHFDMISHPNNVQNSFMEGINLIQDEYNKNNDNNCNRQKDCHNDSQNGGCISSLDLFKLSRWIDDNSRVLSTEHCCILRCQYFGDASSGECLTLFQPWNLLYASWKHGLSLNRLVSLIEGYSSNVLLLIKTTDNCIFGSVCTGDWKEGNGKYCGDETCFLTSLRPMFSIIGQSGKGRNFMYINTRYDFSPKGIGFGGEPEYSRLWLDSTLGTGTCLKSDLTYNIGMLYQPSNNSGKRNSCLLLGTPYSGESDESTTEINKFSVADIEVWGLGGESILKNYLEGKATNDYFKQERKVIDKSKFIKNEFDKEYLLGNTYSRGNTHSFD